In the Pan paniscus chromosome 19, NHGRI_mPanPan1-v2.0_pri, whole genome shotgun sequence genome, gcccaagctggagtgtagtggtgggaccacagctcactgcaacctccgtctcccgggttcaagcaattctcctgcctcagcctcctaagtagctggaactacaagcatgtgccaccatgcctggctaattgttgtatatttagtagagatgaggtttcaccatgttggccaggctggtctcgaactcctgacctcaggtaatcagcctgccttggcctcccaaagtgctgggattacagccatgagccactgtgcccagctgagaaatgattttaaatagaTGCTTAGTATTCTAACATATGAACATACATGTAATTTATGGTCTATGATTAATAATTTATGCTTTTCCAGTCTCCAATAGCTGGATACTTTgattgtttctaattttcataattataaataatattttggtgACTATCCTTAACCATAAGTCTGTGAGATCTCTTATTGGGTCAATgggtatgaacattttaaaagctaTTAATACTCCATGTCAGGTTGTTCACCAGAAAGATTCGACCTGTTTATACACCGTTCTGCCAGGACAATCTACCATCATTGGACATTATCATCAAAGACAACTTTTTAGTAACCATGTTAATATATCACACATTCAAAAAAGATCAAGGTTGGGGGGAATTTCgtaaaatggaatgcaaacaaaaataaatgaacctaACTATATTTCATGTTAATAACAATACTACAGTGAAGGGCAGAATTGGGAGGGGGAAGAACTAACCCAGGTAGGTAACTGGGTTTTAATATATATCTTCTGGCTATAAAGAACCTTAAATAAATACTAATTGGTAGAATTGTTTTCCTGCAGTGCTATGGATTAggaattctgaaattatttttagtacATATTCTAGTACAGAGCAAATAAATTGTGAATAACAGGAGCCAGGTTTCTCTCTACTGATGAAGGACATCATACATATGGAAAAATGGAAGGCTAGAATGAATGAACTCTGTGGTGTCAGGCTGGACTGGAATTGGAAATGTCAGTATGGACTCATGTTTTAGTTGTACTGTGGCTACTTATGAAACTGTGCTTGATTTTTGGGAATATACTCTGAGATATTTTGGAGTGCAGGGCATCATGTctacaatttacttttttttggagacagtcttgctctgttgcccaggctggagtgcagtgatgtcatctcagctcactgcaacctccgcctcctgggttcaagcaattctcctgcctcagcctcccaagtagctgggattacaggcatgcaacaccatgacccactaatttttgtatatttagtagagacggggtttcaccgttttggcctggctggtctcaaactcctgacctcaagtgatcaacccacctcagcctcccaaagtgctgggattacaggcatgagccaccttgtccAGCCTGTAATttactctcaaatggttcaggaaaacaatgtatattttcatatagagacagagataaagacacaaaaaggATGAGAATGATAAAGAAATGAGGTAAAATGTTAAGTACTGGGGAATCTGGGTGAAGAGAATGTAGGGATTCTTTATACTATTTTTGCCACTTTTCTTTTAgctagaaattatttcaaaacaaacagtTTGGCCAAATTAGCAGGTAAGAAAAATTTATtagagtgttttttattttatttcattcatgtgTTCAGTAAAGTTGAACATATGGATGCTAATGGACCATTCGGGTTATATGGTTCatattttttgctcatttttatgtcATGGTGTTTATCTTTTCTGTGCTGATttgtaaaagctattttaaaatcctTCATCTGCCATATATGTTacatttctttcctgctttctgccaCCTTCCAATTTGTTACCAACTTTCTTCTCCAACCTTGGGCCACTGACATATACACTCATTTTAAATATCAGAACTTGTAGTGCTCTTTGAAATGCAGACAGCCTATGGTTCATTCTGCAACTGCATATTAGTTAACAGGCAAAAATACCTTAGTAAGAGAAAGTGTCTTTTCCttctaatgtaaaaaaaaaaaaaaaaacctaacccCCCCGAAGCACTAAggagtttatttgtttatttttttgaacagggtctcactctgttgcccaggctgaagtgctgtgaatcacagctgactgcagcctcgatctcgcaggctcaacccatcctcccacctctgcctcccaagtagctgagactacaggcatgtgtcactacacctggctttttttttttcttttttctttttttttagagatggggtctccctatgttgaccaggctggtctggaagtcctaggctcaagtgattctcctttctcctgtctcagcctcccaaagtgctgggatcataggcatgagacaccatgcctggtcagttatttaagaaaataaatattagaccATGCAGAAATAATGCTATCCTAAAATTTGTGAGCAAGTACAAAGTTCATGATTTAGAAATTTAAACAGTTTAAACGCAAAATGAAGTTCTTTTTAATGAATACCAAAAAACTGACTGAAAATCTAGTGAATACCTTTTATGCTTCAGACACCTCGTATAGAGAGCCTTTACCCTCAAGCATCTCGCAGTTGAGTAAGGGTGACATGTAAGAAATAGGTTGCAATCATTGTGACAAGGACAACTGCAGTATTATTATGTACACACAAGGCAATGAACAGGCAGAAGTAAAGTTTTGTCATGAGGCAGGATGAGGCTATAGAAGAGGTGACAACTAAGCTAAAGAAGCCACTCAGGATGTCAGAAGACAGCCGTTCAGTCAAAAACAGGCACAGTATCCAAAGGAACTCATTTGATCCCTAAAATTCTGTTAAGATGTGCTGtaggtggggcgcggtggctcacgcctgtaatccctgcactttgggaggccgaagtaggtggatcacctgaggtcaggagttcaagaccagcctggccaacatggtgaaaccccgtctctactaaaaatacaaaaattggctaacatgacgaaaccctgtctctactaaaaatacaaaaaaaaaaaaaaaaaaaaaaattagccgggcgtggtggcgggtgcctgtagtcccagctacttgggaggctgaggcaggagaatggcgtgaacccaggaggcggagcttgcagtgagccgagatagcgccactgcactccagcctgggcgacagagcgagactctctctcaaaaaaaaaaaaaaaaattagccgggcgtggtggtgtgtgcctgtagtcccagctactctgtagactgaggcacgagaatcgcttgaacccaggaagcaggagttgcagtgagccgagatcgcaccactgcactccagcctgggcgacagagcgagacttcgtgtcaagtaataataataaaaaaagatgtgCTGTAATTGTCTCCGTTTTACAAAAGAGGTCAAGTAGTTGGCACAGGTCCCACGCTAGTGAGGGTTTTGGGATTCAAGCACAGACCACCTTCGCCCCTGTGCTACACCACCTCAGGCTGTCGGGAGATAGGCGCCCAGTCAAAAGGCACATGGAAGAAAGCCCACGACTTCTCAAGCATTGAAGCAGGAGTGGCGCATCGGTATTCTCAACTTCAAACTTTGAGAACAGTCATGGTAGGAATGCATTTTATTCACGAATGGGTTCAGGTGAGGGTGGATATGGGCACTGGGTTCAAAGGACAAATTTGAAGAATTCATGATCCAGGAGAGTGAACAAATAAGGAAGGGCTAAAGAGATCCTCGAAGTTGAAAGGTTCAGAGTTAATGTCCTCTAAGGAGAGCCAACAAGGGGTTACAAGTGCTGAAGTCATCAAGAAAATGTGCCTGTCTTTCCTTGAAACTGGGAAGGAGAATTAGGATGAGGAAAATCCAGAGGATGGTAAAATAGCTTGACTTCAAaataacaggccgggcgcagtggctcacgcctgtaattccagcactgtgggagaccggggggcggggggtggatcacctgagcgcaggagttcgagaccagcctgggtaacagggtgaaAACCCGTATTTAAAAAAaaccgggtgcggtggcccacgcctgtaatcccagcactttgggaggccaaggcgggcggatcacttgaggtcaggagttcgagaccagcctggccaacatggtgaaaccccatctctactaaaaataacaaaaattagccggacgtgatggcgggcacctgtagttccagctactggggaggctgaggcgggaaaatcgcttgaacccaggaggcaaaggttgcactgagcccagactgtcccactgcactccagcctgggcaacagagcaagactccgtctcccccgcaaaaaaaaaaaaaaaaaaggcaagaaaaagaaagagaatggcgAGGCCCAGAGAGACCGAAAGTCCCACCAGAGGGTACAGAGCTAGCTCAGCCCTAATGCCGGCCCCGCGGTGCCTTTCCGAGCTCACGGCCTCCCCTCGGCATCCGGGTTTCGGCCTCGGAGCGCCAGGGACGCCACGAGGACACGCCCCACACTTGCGCTTCTGGGTTCCAGCCCCCGCGGCCCCCAACAAATAAAGAAGGGAAAGTGCTGAGGGTGACGGCCCCGGGGAGCGCTGCGGCTCTACGTCAACCTGCGGCGGCCGCCGACTCATTTGGGGCCACGCTGGTTGCATTCGTCACGCCGGGGATGCCTCTCAAACCCGCGGCCTGCCGAGGACGTTCCCACACGGGAGACCCCAGCGACGCGGGCGCATCTGTAGCTCTCGAGAACCGGGCCGCGGAGCCCCCGCGAGGGCAGGCGGGGAATCGGCGACTGCGGGGGCGGACAGCTGGGGCTTGTAATCCCCTCGCTACCCTCTATTCTGGAAGAGGCGGGTCGCGGTCGCTGAACTCCAGCTCTGCGCCTGCCCAGGCGGCCGTACGCTCAGGGGCGTGGCATGGGCGGGTCGTGAGTTGGGCGGGGCCCACAGGGCGTGCGCGACGCAGCGGCGCGGCGTGTGGCGTAAGGGGCGTGGCGCCAGTGGGCGTGGCGTGGCGTAGTGCGAAGGGACGGGGTGCGCACGCGCCTGAGGGCTGCCGCGGGTGGGTGGTATCGAGGCCTGTCGGGTCAGGGCGGTTCGCGGGTGCTGTCAGAGCTGGGCCGGGGACCCTAGGCAGGGTAGCCGGGTCGTAGAGGCGGGGGCCGGTCGCGGTCGGTGGAGCGGGATGAGGATGTAGGAGGGGCGGACGTGGCGGAAGCTGCGGGGTCCGCGCCTCTAGGGAGCCAGGGAGGCCTTTCCCGAGGCTCCTGGGGAAGAAGAGGCGAAGCGAGAGTCCCTGGGGAACCCCCACTCCACTCCCAGCCGGAGACTGGGTTGTGTCTGCATGGACCAGAGCCCACAGTGCGAGTTGCTATAGGCAACCAGCCAGGGTGGCCAGCTCCTCCCCGTTTGCCCGTGATGTTCTGGTTTTGGGACCAAAGCATCCTAGGCCTCCAGCCCACTGCAGTGACCGAATTCTGCGCGCCCTGCCCATCTTCTCCCGCAGCTTCCCTAGATTAGGCTTGGGAGGCAAGAGGAGGCCTCCTGACCTTTCACACTGCCTTTTTAATATTAAGATGAAGGCACACTCCACAACTTTCTTCCAGCCAGGCCCAGACATGTCCGTCCTTGTAAGTTAAAAGCTTCCATGGGAGCCTTCCTTCCTAATCAAGGTAGGTAGACTACAGGAAGGTacatcttgttttatattttgtcctGTAGAAGTCAGATTTCAGCCCAGTTGTGTAGGAGTGAGGATGAGCCTATGCTCATATCAGAGCTTTGAGTACAGAGACATTTGGTCTGGAATTTTAGCCAGCCTCTTCAGCCCCAGAATTTATAGGTTCAATCAGAACAGACATTAGCTTAAGTTTTCCCATCAATCGTCTATCATTAAACTGGCAAAATCTagataattagaaaatatgaCAAAGATGATCCAGACAGAGATGTTCAACTTTTTCCTTAATTCAAAAAGCCTTGTGGTGGAACATCGGACCCATTCAAGAGGAAGGATGAAAGCTCTATATAGGAGCACGATGTGAATGGAAGAAACCTGTCATTGTGAGGCTGGCTTTTGATTAGTCATCTGATGTCTTCCCTAATGTGACATGACTTTGAGGCCATAAACTTCAGTGGCTAAGCTGTAGTTTCTCAGCCTGCAGTTAAATTGCAGAAATGATAGGGCTTacgttagttttgtttttatttgatgttGAAGATCTTTGAGTCACATTAGAAACGATGAGTATTTTTCATGTGGCACTAATGAGTTaattcatattattattttttgagacagagtctctattgcccaggctggactgcagtggcacgatcatggcccactgcagcctcgacctcctgggctcagatgatcctcccatcttagcctgccaagtagctgggactacaagtgcacatcaccacatccggctaatttttttgtagatatggggttttgccatgatgtcGAAGCTGATTtcagactcctaggctcaagtaatccttctgccttggcctcccaaagtgctgggattataagcgtgagccactgtgccaggccaataTTATTCCCCAAAAGAAGGAAGTTGGGTGTGAGGTCCTGCTCCTGTGGTCAccgtgaggtttttttttgttttggactcttgcccaggctggagtgcagtggcacagtcatagctcactgcagcctcaagctcctgggctcaagtgatcctcctgtctcagcctccctggtagctaggaccacagatgtgcacaaCTATGCCcagggaatttttaaattttttgtagaaacagggtctcaccatgttgcctgagctgttctcaaactcctggcctcaagcaatcctcctatcccaaagtgctgaaattacaggcatgagccaccacacctggccaccacTAGTTTTTGTAACGGGAGCAGGTTCCATATGAGATGGAGGAATGGATTTCatgattatctttttaatttcttagatCCCCAAGAAATTGATTGGACATGAGGAAACCACTCTTAAGTGTGACCACTCTAAAGCATTAGCAATCAGTCATTTCACTCTAGGGAGAAATCAGAGCTGAAATATAGAGGATAGGTAAAGTCCCCAATGtagatatgtatttttatatttgattacttgcttttttttgttaGATGCAAATAATACGGCACTCCGAACAGACACTAAAAACAGCTCTCATCTCAAAGAACCCAGTGCTTGTATCACAGTATGAGAAATTAGATGCTGGGGAACAACGTTTAATGAATGAAGCCTTCCAGCCAGCCAGTGATCTCTTTGGACCCATTACCTTGCATTCTCCATCAGATTGGATCACCTCCCACCCTGAGGCTCCCCAAGACTTTGAACAGTTCTTCAGTGATCCTTACAGAAAGACACCCTCTCCAAACAAACGCAGCATTTATATACAGTCCATTGGTAAATACCGGTAATGTGCTGGTTTTGGTTCAGTTTTGCAGTGGCGCTCTTGTCAGGAATAGTCCAGGCTATGGGTCTGATTCAGATGGGCCGTTTTAGGATCGTTTTTGATATTCATTGCGGCGGTACAAGTTTTGTAGCCAAACTGACTTAAAAGataacattttgtttctttttgtttcatagCAACACCAATGAATGATAAAGGTTATTGAAAATTTAGAGttggttttgtttctaatttgaaTCTTCTTACTCATAGACTGGGTAAACACTGAATAATcatcttaaagtctgtttttaaatgttcttccATATTGTAGGCTCTCTAGGAAACACCAGAATTATCAGTGAAGAATATATTAAATGGCTCACGGGCTACTGTAAAGCATATTTCTATGGCTTGAGAGTAAAACTCCTAGAACCAGTTCCTGTTTCTGTAACAAGATGTTCCTTTAGAGTCAATGAGAACACACACAACCTACAAATTCATGCAGGTGAATTACACAACTTTGCAATT is a window encoding:
- the AMZ2 gene encoding archaemetzincin-2 isoform X1, yielding MPLKPAACRGRSHTGDPSDAGASVALENRAAEPPRGQAGNRRLRGRTAGACNPLATLYSGRGGSRSLNSSSAPAQAAMQIIRHSEQTLKTALISKNPVLVSQYEKLDAGEQRLMNEAFQPASDLFGPITLHSPSDWITSHPEAPQDFEQFFSDPYRKTPSPNKRSIYIQSIGSLGNTRIISEEYIKWLTGYCKAYFYGLRVKLLEPVPVSVTRCSFRVNENTHNLQIHAGDILKFLKKKKPEDAFCVVGITMIDLYPRDSWNFVFGQASLTDGVGIFSFARYGSDFYSMHYKGKVKKLKKTSSSDYSIFDNYYIPEITSVLLLRSCKTLTHEIGHIFGLRHCQWLACLMQGSNHLEEADRRPLNLCPICLRKLQCAIGFSTVERYKALVRWIDDESSDTPGATPEHSREDNGNLPKPVEAFKEWKEWIIKCLAVLQK